The DNA segment CACTTCCCAGCGGAATAGGCCGCTCAACGATTTTGCCTATGCTCGTGCGCGGCGGCCGGTCATCAAGACGGAAGATGTGTCAGGGATAGAAAAGTCCGGGCTGCGAAGCATGCTGGACAAGAGGAGTGATGATTTTCGGAAGGGGTTGGCCAAGACTTTTGCtttcaagaagaaggacaagaaggggaGCAACGCTGAGAAGGCTGGCGACTTTAGACCAGAGTCTTCGGCCACTGTGCGACCCTCTCCCATTTCAGCTGACTTCAACGACGGCTATGATGCCGACGTTTCACCCATCCAGTATCAACCATCGCCATCTGGACCACATCCCGGGGTTCCTTGGGACGACACAGGAATGCtgtcacctccaccctccggGAAGCTACCACCCACACCGGGCTCCTCAGGAGCGCCTCCTATCAAGCGGTGGATAGGAGCTGGAAGACCAGTTCAGCGCTGGAATAAGCTGCGGAAGGATCCAGAGCTGTGGGACCCCAACGGAGATGTGCTGGTGTTCTTTGGGACCAAGGGTCAATCTCCGCGGCCAAACCCGTCTTTTCGCTTGTCTTCGCACATCATTGAGGCGACCGAGTCTCGGTTCCTCATTACACTTTTACGAGAGGGCTCGACAGAAGAGGATATCCACTTGCCACCATCGCCTGCCGGCGCACCACCGATGCTGCAACGGCATAACACACACGGGCAACATCTTGCTGCAGGGGGCATCGGTCGTGGCGGGCACCCGACACCACCAGTTTCGGAAGACAACAGCTGGGAGGCTGACGGGCAGATCTCGTACGAAATGTACTTCCCAACCCCCGTCAGCATGAGCAAACTTGACCAGTTTCGACATCACATTACTACCCGCAACGTGTTTGCAATGCTCTACCACTCCTCCCTTGTTGGCTTGTCGTTATACCAAGCTCTGACGGATCTTCACTCAAGACTGGAGTCATACATGCCACCCGAAACTGACAATGTTGGCACCATTCTCAACTATCTGTCTGCCCGCGGTACTGATGATGTGCGCAATGACCCAGAGACTGCCGTCAGCCTGCTGGCCTGGAGCGAGCAGAGCGACGtccggtgggaggagggctgGCGCGAGAGCTTCTTGCATTGCGCGGGGATGTACTCACGGCTTGAGACTTGCTCTGATTTCCGATATCTCACTCCTATCACCAGAGCTCTTCTCGAACGCGCGTGTCTCGAGACACAGCTTCGTGTTCAAGCAGCGGAGGAGCGTCTCGCTGCCTTCCAGTACAGCGACATGTGGCCGGCAGCTGTGGCCACAACAGCCAGCACCAGTGGTCCTGTTGGTGCTGCGCCAGCCAAAGCAGCTGCCGACAGACTGCAGAACTTTTTCGTTCAGTACTACACTCGGGAATATGGCTCCTGGCCGCCGCCACTATCACCCTCGGGAGGAGCAGATCCTTATGCCACGGCAATGGTCCAAGGAGtactggaagaagaggaagacatCTGGCTCACCCGGACGGTCGCTCAAGCCTTGCAAAAGGACTTTGCCGCGCTATACGACTACCTCGTCAACCGGGACATTGTCTGGGACGTGTCGGAAGCACGCTCCAGCAGGAAATGGATGATGGTCAGCGAAAGCGGCAACCGAGCCTTTGAGGCCGACACCGAAGACCTCCCGATGACGGACATGCTCATCGAGTTTGACAACAAACACCGCTTCCCTCACATCCCGCACCCTTATCCCCTCGTCCCGGaatccatccccccctctctcaacCCAAACAAGGACACGTCATCCACCAGCGGAGGCGGCATGTTTGGTAATAAATCCTCCAAAAAGCCCACCGCCACAACCACCCGTGCTGGTGCGCTCGACCGCCGCATCCAACTCGCCTACACTGAAGCAACCAACATCTGCATCCTCGGCTCAGACTTCACCCACTCCGACCTCCTCGATGCCTTTTCCAAGTTTGAGAAATCCGACAAAATCTCCGAAGTTGACCCCGCCACTGCCCGACGGGGCCGATGGGTTCTTGTCTATGGtatcctccaaaccctcgcATCCGTCTCGGTTGACGCCCCCAACGTCCGCTACCGCGACAATGTTACCTACCACCTCTCTCCCCGGCTCAAAGgcaacaccaagctcccCCC comes from the Podospora pseudocomata strain CBS 415.72m chromosome 5, whole genome shotgun sequence genome and includes:
- a CDS encoding hypothetical protein (COG:O; EggNog:ENOG503NWHM); this encodes MSGRSAYVRKKITETKTGEQQGHGRARAKSTTSSDNVTISDYPIGSMPALRQERDLVTGVGTTNARFLKFSEHAREDEMMAYRGDVPSYVPQSSGSQSGSSVDGRRDGASTSQRNRPLNDFAYARARRPVIKTEDVSGIEKSGLRSMLDKRSDDFRKGLAKTFAFKKKDKKGSNAEKAGDFRPESSATVRPSPISADFNDGYDADVSPIQYQPSPSGPHPGVPWDDTGMLSPPPSGKLPPTPGSSGAPPIKRWIGAGRPVQRWNKLRKDPELWDPNGDVLVFFGTKGQSPRPNPSFRLSSHIIEATESRFLITLLREGSTEEDIHLPPSPAGAPPMLQRHNTHGQHLAAGGIGRGGHPTPPVSEDNSWEADGQISYEMYFPTPVSMSKLDQFRHHITTRNVFAMLYHSSLVGLSLYQALTDLHSRLESYMPPETDNVGTILNYLSARGTDDVRNDPETAVSLLAWSEQSDVRWEEGWRESFLHCAGMYSRLETCSDFRYLTPITRALLERACLETQLRVQAAEERLAAFQYSDMWPAAVATTASTSGPVGAAPAKAAADRLQNFFVQYYTREYGSWPPPLSPSGGADPYATAMVQGVLEEEEDIWLTRTVAQALQKDFAALYDYLVNRDIVWDVSEARSSRKWMMVSESGNRAFEADTEDLPMTDMLIEFDNKHRFPHIPHPYPLVPESIPPSLNPNKDTSSTSGGGMFGNKSSKKPTATTTRAGALDRRIQLAYTEATNICILGSDFTHSDLLDAFSKFEKSDKISEVDPATARRGRWVLVYGILQTLASVSVDAPNVRYRDNVTYHLSPRLKGNTKLPPWKGSSNPSANPEASHELSHCWVIPHTWRATSQHGGSSVSNSGAEENSTDEQDDFYPAYGYGGRSYNFPLPSSRAPSSAGGYRNNNKSLRSGSSRAPSTAYSNNLSSAASVMSHSETGSEAGGSSIWSPPPSSAGGGSRRVTSSSRRRDNAKISVAPGGGGGRYIDPVEEGGWAAPGQTYASRPGTGTGTGTGGYNNKEEGDDGRSFTTAYTSRGGERDGSRVRGGSGKRERSSPPVIRDFDFDGLDVIDDHAP